Proteins encoded in a region of the Mucilaginibacter sabulilitoris genome:
- a CDS encoding AtpZ/AtpI family protein — MAKNEQEDNNEQGRRMGTIAKFSGIGFQMIAIIGLFAFAGYKIDEAAGHTVKWVTAVLSLIGVFIALYIVIRSVKS; from the coding sequence ATGGCTAAAAATGAACAGGAAGATAATAACGAGCAAGGCAGGCGCATGGGCACCATTGCCAAGTTCAGCGGTATTGGTTTCCAGATGATTGCTATTATTGGCTTGTTTGCCTTTGCCGGTTATAAAATTGATGAGGCTGCGGGGCATACAGTAAAGTGGGTAACCGCAGTGCTGTCGCTTATCGGAGTCTTTATCGCGTTGTACATTGTTATCAGATCTGTAAAAAGTTGA
- the atpB gene encoding F0F1 ATP synthase subunit A, producing MNNCSILNSKIFKPLLISALFLLFCVKPVLSFSQEKAEGAEKPFDPKEVVFEHIGDSHSWPVAVPLMGERFISLPVILYTDKGMEFFSSEKLGLHHEEGHEAPVYKGEHYSYKLEGKKIVAVNEAGEINKDAKIYDFSITRNVVSMWMGMIVLLLVFFSVTAAYKKRAGKAPKGLQSLLEPVVLFVRDDVAIPNIGVKHAKYMPLLLTIFFFILINNLLGLVPFFPGGFNLTGNIAVTLTLSVIVLIVINFSGNKYYWKHIFTPDIPLWLYPIMLPVEIIGIISKPFALMIRLFANISAGHIIVLSLISLIFIFKTAWMSTVSVPFVVFMDCIELLVAFLQAFIFTMLTSLFIGMAVEEHHH from the coding sequence ATGAATAATTGCTCGATTTTGAACTCAAAAATATTTAAACCATTACTGATTTCCGCGCTTTTTTTGCTGTTTTGTGTTAAGCCTGTGTTATCTTTTTCGCAAGAAAAGGCTGAAGGTGCTGAAAAACCATTTGATCCAAAAGAGGTCGTATTTGAACACATCGGCGATTCGCATTCATGGCCTGTAGCAGTGCCGTTGATGGGTGAGCGTTTTATTTCGTTGCCTGTTATACTGTATACCGACAAGGGAATGGAGTTCTTTTCTTCAGAGAAATTGGGCCTGCACCACGAAGAAGGCCATGAAGCCCCGGTTTACAAAGGCGAACATTACAGCTACAAGCTTGAGGGTAAAAAGATAGTTGCTGTGAACGAAGCGGGTGAAATTAATAAGGATGCCAAAATATATGATTTTTCTATAACCCGTAATGTAGTTAGTATGTGGATGGGTATGATCGTATTATTACTGGTATTTTTCTCTGTTACCGCTGCGTATAAAAAGCGTGCCGGTAAAGCGCCAAAAGGTTTACAGTCATTACTGGAGCCGGTTGTGCTTTTTGTAAGAGATGACGTAGCTATACCTAATATTGGTGTTAAACATGCAAAATACATGCCTTTGCTGCTGACCATCTTCTTTTTTATATTAATAAACAACCTGCTGGGTTTGGTGCCATTTTTTCCCGGAGGTTTTAACCTTACCGGTAATATAGCCGTAACCTTAACCCTTTCGGTAATTGTACTTATCGTAATTAATTTTAGTGGTAACAAATATTACTGGAAGCATATTTTTACGCCGGATATTCCGCTATGGTTATATCCAATCATGCTTCCCGTTGAGATCATAGGTATCATATCAAAGCCCTTCGCGTTAATGATACGTTTGTTTGCGAACATTTCAGCTGGTCACATTATTGTACTGAGCTTAATATCATTAATATTTATCTTTAAAACCGCGTGGATGTCAACAGTATCTGTTCCGTTTGTGGTATTTATGGATTGTATTGAATTGCTTGTGGCGTTTTTGCAGGCCTTTATTTTCACGATGCTAACCTCCCTGTTTATCGGGATGGCGGTTGAAGAGCATCACCATTAA
- a CDS encoding ArnT family glycosyltransferase — protein sequence MQHNTLNNAKDPVKYSRPVIYFLLLWTALNILQAATLELHADEAYYWVFSRMMDWGFYYHPPMVAVFIRIGDTLMHNELGARLITLLSSTLAIYLIWLMLRRYAVSAKWFVLFMAGILIFHVYGFTATPDAPLLFFAVLFYFFYQQYLDHDSWLLALILGVVVACLMYSKYHGILLVGFTLLSNLKLLKRGSFYLIAVLALALFVPHILWQYHHNFPAVNFNLFERNGGGFDITYGFTFLAAQLLIGGPLISWFIFYKAFTAKIQDAFMRALMINAAGVFIFFYLNTLKVNVQPHYTLIAFVPLIMLALINLKQKQFSQTWLYRLAVVNIVLIVAFRLCLVAGFSFLKQNGQLASYYGFRDWAKAVQAKAGNHYVLMKDEYQNPSKYCFYTNSLKGFGYDSRFYRTTQFDMWPFEDSLQHTDVYYLTQDKIPNVSVDSINTSATAGKWYGGWVKNARTYQKLICETTPVNITSAPGQQQTVGLTITNPYPFAVDFSNKQDEPHLTVEVCFYLGADIVEIQSAPNDIYNLPPIAPGGQTHYNFTFKAPQKKGSYVLFFSWRTDPFAGSRNSGFTNLTVK from the coding sequence ATGCAGCACAACACGTTAAATAATGCAAAGGACCCGGTAAAATACAGCCGTCCCGTTATTTATTTTTTATTGTTGTGGACGGCGTTAAATATACTCCAGGCGGCTACCCTTGAATTGCATGCCGATGAAGCCTATTACTGGGTTTTTTCGCGCATGATGGATTGGGGCTTTTATTACCACCCGCCAATGGTGGCTGTATTTATCCGTATTGGCGATACCCTTATGCATAATGAACTCGGAGCTCGCTTAATCACCCTGCTGTCGAGCACGCTGGCTATTTACCTGATATGGCTTATGTTGCGCCGGTATGCTGTAAGCGCCAAATGGTTTGTCCTGTTTATGGCTGGCATATTGATATTTCATGTGTACGGCTTTACCGCCACCCCCGATGCGCCGCTGTTGTTCTTTGCCGTTTTATTTTACTTTTTTTATCAGCAATATCTTGATCATGACAGTTGGTTGCTGGCGCTGATACTGGGTGTAGTTGTGGCTTGCTTAATGTACAGTAAATATCACGGCATTTTGCTCGTCGGTTTCACCTTGCTGTCAAATCTGAAACTGCTCAAACGGGGTTCGTTTTATTTGATAGCTGTTTTGGCCCTGGCCTTATTTGTGCCGCATATACTGTGGCAGTATCATCATAATTTCCCTGCTGTAAATTTTAATTTATTTGAACGTAATGGCGGCGGGTTTGATATTACTTATGGCTTTACCTTCCTGGCTGCACAGTTGCTTATAGGCGGACCGCTCATTAGCTGGTTTATATTTTACAAGGCTTTTACCGCTAAAATACAGGACGCCTTTATGCGTGCCCTCATGATTAATGCCGCCGGTGTTTTTATTTTCTTTTATCTGAACACACTAAAAGTAAATGTACAGCCACATTATACGCTGATAGCCTTTGTGCCTTTGATTATGCTGGCGCTTATTAATTTAAAGCAAAAACAGTTTAGTCAAACCTGGCTTTACCGGCTGGCGGTAGTTAACATAGTGCTCATAGTTGCTTTTAGGTTGTGTTTGGTGGCCGGGTTTTCATTCCTGAAGCAAAACGGCCAGCTGGCCAGCTATTATGGGTTCAGGGATTGGGCAAAGGCGGTTCAGGCGAAAGCCGGGAATCATTATGTGCTGATGAAGGATGAATACCAAAATCCTTCAAAATATTGTTTTTATACCAACTCACTAAAAGGTTTTGGGTACGATTCGCGGTTTTACCGCACCACGCAGTTTGATATGTGGCCATTTGAGGATAGCCTGCAACACACCGATGTATATTATCTTACGCAGGATAAAATACCTAATGTATCTGTAGATAGCATCAACACGTCGGCCACCGCCGGAAAATGGTACGGAGGCTGGGTTAAAAATGCGCGTACCTATCAAAAACTGATATGTGAGACTACGCCTGTAAATATTACATCGGCGCCGGGACAACAGCAAACAGTTGGTTTAACCATTACCAATCCATATCCTTTTGCCGTTGATTTCAGTAATAAACAGGATGAACCCCATCTTACGGTTGAGGTTTGTTTTTATCTGGGTGCTGATATTGTTGAGATACAGTCGGCACCGAACGATATTTATAACCTGCCGCCTATAGCACCTGGCGGACAGACACATTATAATTTTACATTTAAAGCCCCTCAAAAAAAGGGCAGCTACGTGTTGTTTTTCTCCTGGCGAACGGATCCGTTCGCAGGGAGCAGGAACAGTGGCTTTACTAATTTGACAGTTAAATAA
- the atpG gene encoding ATP synthase F1 subunit gamma — MANLKEVRNRISSVTSTQQITKAMKMVSAAKLKRATNAIVQLRPYANKLKELLANLSASLEDGSSPYLQEREPVRVLVVVVSSNRGLAGAFNANVIKTANNLIAEKYSKQLAAGNVSIISIGKKTQEYYQRRKYNVIGNNNDLYLDLNFGNTSKITESIMEGFVNGDFDRVELVYNHFRNAAVQYLIAEQLLPVPKPEKQEQVKTANVDYILEPSQEEIVEQLIPKNIKIQLYRAVLDSNASEHGARMTAMDKATENAGDLLKALKLSYNQARQAAITTELTEIVSGAAALSSN; from the coding sequence ATGGCTAATTTAAAAGAAGTAAGAAACAGGATATCGTCTGTAACCTCAACCCAGCAGATTACCAAGGCCATGAAAATGGTTTCGGCGGCTAAGTTGAAACGTGCTACAAATGCTATTGTACAATTGCGTCCTTATGCCAATAAGCTAAAGGAATTGCTGGCTAACCTGTCGGCAAGTTTAGAGGATGGCTCATCACCTTATCTGCAGGAGCGCGAGCCTGTGCGTGTACTGGTGGTTGTAGTATCATCAAATCGTGGCCTGGCAGGTGCTTTTAACGCGAACGTTATTAAAACGGCCAACAATCTTATTGCCGAAAAATACAGCAAGCAGTTAGCAGCAGGCAATGTTTCAATAATATCTATCGGTAAAAAGACCCAGGAATATTACCAAAGACGCAAATACAACGTGATTGGTAACAATAACGATCTGTACCTTGACCTTAACTTTGGAAATACTTCTAAAATTACCGAAAGTATTATGGAAGGCTTTGTTAACGGTGATTTTGACCGCGTTGAGCTGGTGTATAACCACTTCAGGAACGCGGCGGTGCAATACTTAATTGCAGAGCAATTGCTGCCTGTGCCAAAGCCAGAAAAACAAGAGCAGGTAAAAACCGCTAATGTTGACTACATACTGGAGCCGTCACAAGAGGAAATCGTAGAACAGCTGATTCCTAAAAATATTAAGATACAGTTATACCGGGCCGTTTTAGACTCAAACGCGTCTGAACATGGTGCCCGTATGACAGCTATGGATAAGGCTACCGAAAACGCGGGCGACCTGTTGAAAGCCCTTAAGCTTTCGTACAACCAGGCCCGTCAGGCAGCCATTACCACCGAGCTTACCGAAATTGTGAGCGGTGCCGCGGCATTGTCATCAAACTAA
- the atpF gene encoding F0F1 ATP synthase subunit B: MELVTPEIGLVFWTTVSFLILLFLLGKFAWKPILGALNDRERFIEDSLSKAEAAKEEMARLTNENESLLKQARIERDQILSDARKVKEQMIADAKELAHKEGARMIELARVEINNQKSIAMADVKNQVSSLSLQIAETILRKQFEDQQKQDELVSQLLKEVKL, from the coding sequence ATGGAATTAGTTACACCGGAAATAGGTTTGGTTTTTTGGACTACGGTATCCTTTTTGATCCTGTTATTTTTATTGGGCAAATTTGCCTGGAAACCCATCTTAGGTGCCCTTAATGACCGTGAACGTTTTATTGAAGATTCACTTTCAAAAGCTGAAGCAGCCAAAGAAGAAATGGCCCGTTTAACTAACGAAAATGAATCGTTGTTGAAACAAGCCCGTATTGAGCGCGACCAGATCCTGTCAGACGCCCGTAAGGTTAAAGAACAAATGATTGCCGATGCTAAAGAACTGGCACACAAAGAAGGTGCACGTATGATTGAACTGGCCCGTGTTGAAATTAACAACCAGAAATCAATTGCTATGGCCGATGTTAAAAACCAGGTATCTTCATTGTCATTACAAATTGCCGAAACAATATTACGCAAGCAATTTGAGGATCAACAAAAACAAGACGAACTGGTTAGTCAGCTATTAAAAGAAGTGAAGCTATAA
- the atpE gene encoding ATP synthase F0 subunit C — MIGTIAQAVAAAGVTGKIGAVGAGLAVIGAGIGIGSIGGKAVEGIARQPEAASKIQTNMIIAAALVEGVALFAVVVALL; from the coding sequence ATGATTGGAACAATTGCACAAGCTGTAGCTGCAGCAGGCGTTACAGGTAAAATTGGTGCAGTTGGTGCTGGTTTAGCTGTTATTGGCGCAGGTATCGGTATCGGTTCTATCGGTGGTAAAGCCGTTGAAGGTATCGCACGTCAGCCAGAAGCTGCCTCAAAAATTCAAACTAACATGATCATCGCTGCAGCCCTTGTAGAAGGTGTTGCTTTGTTTGCAGTGGTAGTTGCTTTGCTCTAA
- the porW gene encoding type IX secretion system periplasmic lipoprotein PorW/SprE, which produces MALIITIAGCSLEKKSGLNRSLQNLTAHYNILFNANELLRLKQENYAASFPDAYTELLNVYPDTTSQNAAPDKDLEAVISKANTIINIKEQSHYIGDAYLVLGKARYLQGNYFDAVEYFNYVVRSFGNKVDLTQEALVWKTRALLYLNDLPQAKTTIDSAVQNIDPKKIRRTFAADVYATRLQYNINTQNYVEAEADAKQAIAFSNIKRLKLRWTYILAQLQELNLKPADAYDSYTSLVKSNASFEMAFNANLNRIRIQDNRNGVKQSKIDLLRKLLKNEDNIDFNDQIYYQIAGQYFAAGDIDNAIKNYKLSVRTSTKNQNQKGISYLRIADIDFKNKADYAGAKMYYDSTLLNLSPSYPGYQLILKKSNNLQLLTGLLETIAREDTLQMLAALDEKTRTVRIDTIVARKAAKEKAAVAEAKVNNGDPFTNSFILTNPDAQVPQSGQGNQSGASSFYFYNNAAVSQGFTSFKRQWGNRKLEDNWRRSKRSNSGMPTNTGALAQNTATDKPADQPGKAGDSVSNEGYKQQLIHDLPLTPDLLKQSNIRVYNAYLDLGNLYRDVLEDKKEAIATFEKLLTRFPDNPDKPAIYYNLYRLYADIDAAKSDDYKNRILKEYPQTAFAKVILDPEYSKKLSDANAGFNVFYNQIYDLYAQKQYDKVIGSADDLLKRYPDNQFSVQLLYLKAIAAGHQEKLPPFMTDMQQIVTKYPDDQLVTPLAKQHLAYIEANKTEVAARPVVLTEEDPNEIPFTPPVAYQKQTEYRKGFVPSQQVEEYRHPVSAPLNGLAPSSAQIKTQLGIQQGKLVDTHVQMPAYELPQATPTNQQDSATTPGKTTVKDLNINSIFSKRDSTHYYFAINVTTGTTNLASSRFGIGQFNRTRYWGYGFKHELVNAGPDDQIIYIGRFFTLADAKKYAKSIIPLLPDIMKVPRDKYSFFIITKENLDKLADQKTVDSYIDYYQKNY; this is translated from the coding sequence TTGGCCCTTATTATCACCATAGCTGGCTGCTCGCTCGAAAAGAAAAGCGGCTTAAACCGCTCACTACAAAACCTTACCGCACATTACAATATACTGTTTAATGCCAATGAGTTATTGCGGCTAAAACAGGAAAACTATGCCGCCTCATTTCCTGATGCTTACACCGAACTGCTCAATGTTTATCCCGATACTACCAGCCAGAACGCCGCACCCGATAAGGACCTGGAAGCGGTTATCAGCAAGGCCAATACCATTATCAATATAAAGGAGCAAAGCCATTACATTGGCGATGCTTACCTCGTTTTAGGCAAGGCGCGCTACCTGCAGGGTAACTATTTCGATGCGGTGGAGTATTTTAATTATGTAGTACGCTCTTTTGGCAATAAGGTTGATTTAACACAGGAAGCCCTGGTTTGGAAAACGCGAGCGTTATTATACCTGAACGATTTGCCACAAGCCAAAACAACTATAGATTCGGCCGTTCAAAACATCGATCCAAAAAAAATCCGGAGAACCTTTGCCGCCGATGTGTACGCCACCAGGCTTCAGTATAATATTAATACGCAAAACTATGTGGAGGCCGAAGCTGATGCCAAACAGGCCATAGCATTCAGCAACATAAAAAGGTTAAAACTACGCTGGACATATATTTTGGCGCAATTACAGGAGCTCAACTTAAAACCTGCAGATGCTTATGACAGCTATACCAGCCTCGTTAAAAGCAACGCCTCATTTGAGATGGCCTTTAACGCCAACCTGAACCGCATTCGTATACAGGATAACCGTAACGGTGTTAAGCAAAGTAAGATCGATTTGCTGCGTAAGTTGCTGAAGAACGAGGATAATATTGACTTTAACGATCAGATATACTACCAGATAGCCGGCCAGTATTTTGCCGCGGGCGATATTGACAATGCCATAAAAAACTACAAGCTATCGGTGCGCACAAGCACCAAGAACCAAAACCAGAAGGGTATCTCCTACCTGCGTATTGCCGATATTGATTTTAAGAACAAAGCTGATTACGCCGGGGCTAAAATGTATTATGATAGTACATTATTAAACTTGTCGCCCAGCTATCCAGGCTATCAACTCATCCTTAAAAAGAGCAATAACCTGCAATTGCTCACCGGCCTGCTCGAAACCATAGCCCGCGAAGACACCTTGCAAATGCTGGCCGCACTTGATGAAAAAACACGCACAGTCCGTATAGATACCATAGTGGCCCGCAAAGCGGCAAAGGAGAAAGCTGCTGTAGCCGAAGCTAAAGTAAACAACGGCGATCCGTTCACTAATAGCTTTATACTTACCAATCCCGATGCACAGGTACCGCAAAGCGGCCAGGGCAACCAAAGTGGGGCAAGCTCATTTTATTTTTATAATAACGCCGCGGTAAGCCAGGGCTTCACTTCCTTTAAACGGCAATGGGGCAACCGCAAGCTCGAGGATAACTGGCGGCGCAGTAAACGGTCAAACAGTGGTATGCCAACCAATACCGGGGCACTGGCTCAAAATACCGCTACGGATAAGCCAGCCGACCAGCCTGGTAAAGCTGGCGATTCGGTGAGTAACGAGGGGTATAAGCAGCAATTGATCCATGATCTGCCATTAACCCCTGATCTGCTTAAGCAATCAAACATCCGCGTTTATAATGCCTATCTTGACCTGGGTAACCTGTACCGCGATGTCCTGGAAGATAAAAAAGAAGCCATTGCAACTTTTGAAAAACTACTTACCCGCTTCCCTGATAATCCGGACAAACCCGCTATATATTATAATCTGTACCGTCTTTATGCTGATATAGACGCCGCTAAATCTGACGACTATAAAAACAGGATATTAAAGGAATACCCTCAAACCGCATTTGCAAAGGTTATCCTTGACCCTGAATACAGCAAAAAGTTAAGCGATGCCAACGCCGGGTTTAACGTATTTTATAACCAGATATATGATCTGTACGCCCAAAAGCAGTATGATAAGGTAATAGGTAGCGCCGATGATCTTTTAAAAAGATATCCGGATAACCAGTTTTCGGTACAGTTACTTTATTTAAAGGCCATTGCTGCTGGGCACCAGGAAAAGCTACCCCCTTTTATGACCGACATGCAGCAGATAGTAACTAAATACCCGGATGACCAACTGGTAACCCCATTGGCAAAGCAGCATCTTGCATACATCGAGGCTAATAAAACAGAAGTTGCCGCGAGGCCGGTAGTATTAACAGAAGAAGACCCTAACGAAATACCGTTTACCCCTCCGGTTGCCTATCAAAAACAAACCGAATACCGTAAAGGCTTTGTACCATCGCAACAGGTTGAAGAATACCGCCACCCGGTGAGCGCGCCTTTAAACGGACTGGCGCCATCATCGGCACAAATTAAAACGCAATTGGGTATTCAGCAGGGCAAACTGGTTGATACGCATGTGCAAATGCCTGCGTATGAACTGCCGCAGGCAACACCAACCAATCAGCAGGACAGCGCCACCACACCTGGTAAAACTACCGTTAAGGACCTTAACATAAACTCTATATTTTCAAAGCGCGATAGCACCCATTATTATTTTGCTATAAATGTTACTACAGGCACAACTAACCTGGCCTCTTCACGTTTTGGTATAGGACAGTTTAACCGTACTCGTTATTGGGGCTATGGCTTTAAACATGAACTGGTTAATGCAGGCCCCGACGACCAGATTATTTACATTGGTCGCTTTTTTACCCTGGCCGATGCTAAAAAATATGCCAAGAGCATTATCCCGTTGTTACCTGATATTATGAAGGTGCCCCGTGATAAATACAGTTTTTTTATCATAACAAAAGAAAATCTGGATAAATTAGCCGATCAGAAAACAGTAGATAGTTATATTGACTATTACCAGAAAAATTATTGA
- the atpH gene encoding ATP synthase F1 subunit delta produces MSELTVGSRYAKSLIDLAQEQDIVDVIKADMDLFLNTLKASPELKAVLSNPIIAHTKKVKILDEVFSGKVNKATIAFFKLMVNKGRGEVLFTTAYEYINLYNIKRHITKAKVTSATKLSAANEKTIIAEVQKAVGGTVVLETKTDPSLIGGFVLTVGDRQVDTSIAASLKKLKKEFAGQAV; encoded by the coding sequence ATGTCAGAATTAACAGTAGGATCCAGGTACGCCAAATCACTTATCGACCTTGCACAGGAGCAGGATATTGTTGATGTAATTAAAGCCGATATGGATCTTTTTTTGAATACCCTGAAGGCAAGCCCTGAACTTAAAGCTGTTTTAAGCAATCCCATTATTGCCCATACCAAAAAAGTAAAGATACTTGATGAGGTATTTTCAGGTAAAGTGAATAAAGCTACTATTGCTTTTTTTAAACTGATGGTTAACAAAGGCCGCGGCGAGGTTCTGTTCACTACCGCTTACGAGTACATTAACCTGTATAATATCAAAAGGCATATCACTAAGGCTAAAGTTACTTCGGCTACCAAATTATCGGCAGCTAATGAGAAAACTATCATTGCTGAAGTGCAAAAAGCTGTTGGTGGCACGGTAGTACTGGAAACAAAAACAGATCCATCATTAATTGGTGGTTTTGTGCTAACAGTTGGCGACAGGCAGGTTGATACCAGCATAGCAGCAAGCTTAAAGAAATTAAAGAAAGAATTTGCCGGACAGGCGGTTTAA
- the atpA gene encoding F0F1 ATP synthase subunit alpha, whose translation MVEVRPDEVSAILRQQLAGFKSESELEEVGTVLQVGDGIARVYGLTKVQSGELVEFGTGLQGIVLNLEEDNVGVVLLGKSDDIKEGDTVKRTNRIASINVGEGMLGRVVDTLGNPIDGKGPIAGQTYEMPLERKAPGVIYRQPVTEPLQTGIKAIDAMIPIGRGQRELVIGDRQTGKTAVCIDTIINQKEFYDAGKPVICIYVACGQKASTVANIVRTLEENGAMPYSIVVAANASDSATMQFFAPFAGAAIGEYFRDTGRPALIIYDDLSKQAVAYREVSLLLRRPPGREAYPGDVFYLHSRLLERAAKINSNDSIAQAMNDLPESIKGIVKGGGSLTALPIIETQAGDVSAYIPTNVISITDGQIFLESNLFNAGVRPAINVGISVSRVGGNAQIKSMKKVAGTLKLDQAQYRELEAFSKFGSDLDASTKTVLDKGVRNVEILKQGQYSPVTVEKQVAIIYLGTKNLMRNVPVKDIRKFETEFTDQLEARHPEVLAALKAGKFDDQLTGVLESVAKDLAARY comes from the coding sequence ATGGTAGAGGTAAGACCAGACGAAGTATCGGCAATTTTGCGTCAGCAATTGGCAGGCTTCAAGTCAGAATCTGAATTAGAAGAAGTGGGTACTGTACTCCAGGTGGGTGATGGTATTGCACGCGTTTATGGATTAACAAAAGTACAATCAGGTGAGCTTGTAGAATTTGGCACAGGATTGCAAGGTATCGTTCTTAACCTTGAAGAAGATAACGTGGGTGTGGTATTGTTAGGTAAATCTGACGATATTAAGGAAGGTGATACCGTAAAACGTACCAACCGTATTGCATCTATCAATGTAGGTGAAGGTATGCTTGGCCGTGTTGTGGATACCCTGGGTAACCCAATTGACGGTAAAGGCCCAATCGCCGGTCAAACTTATGAAATGCCTTTGGAGCGTAAAGCACCAGGTGTTATCTACCGTCAGCCGGTAACTGAGCCATTGCAAACCGGTATCAAAGCTATTGATGCGATGATCCCTATCGGCCGCGGTCAACGTGAGCTGGTAATCGGTGACCGTCAAACAGGTAAAACCGCTGTTTGTATCGATACCATCATCAATCAAAAAGAATTTTATGATGCCGGTAAACCGGTTATCTGTATATATGTTGCTTGCGGTCAAAAAGCAAGTACGGTAGCAAACATTGTACGTACACTGGAAGAAAACGGCGCCATGCCTTATTCTATCGTTGTAGCTGCAAACGCTTCAGATTCTGCAACCATGCAGTTCTTTGCTCCGTTTGCGGGTGCTGCTATCGGCGAGTATTTCCGTGATACCGGAAGGCCTGCTTTGATCATCTATGATGATTTGTCAAAACAAGCTGTTGCTTACCGTGAGGTATCATTGTTATTACGTCGTCCACCGGGCCGTGAGGCTTATCCTGGTGACGTGTTTTATCTGCACAGCCGTTTATTAGAGCGTGCCGCTAAAATCAACTCAAATGATTCTATCGCACAAGCAATGAATGATTTACCTGAGTCTATCAAAGGTATCGTAAAAGGTGGTGGTTCATTAACCGCTTTGCCAATTATCGAAACACAGGCGGGTGACGTATCTGCATATATTCCAACCAACGTAATTTCAATTACCGATGGTCAGATATTCCTGGAATCAAACCTGTTTAACGCGGGTGTTCGTCCGGCCATTAACGTAGGTATCTCGGTATCACGTGTGGGTGGTAATGCGCAGATCAAATCAATGAAGAAAGTTGCAGGTACTTTGAAACTTGACCAGGCTCAATACCGCGAGCTTGAAGCTTTCTCAAAATTTGGATCAGATCTTGACGCTTCAACCAAAACCGTACTGGATAAAGGTGTGCGTAACGTGGAAATCCTGAAACAAGGTCAGTATTCTCCTGTAACTGTTGAAAAACAAGTTGCCATTATTTACCTGGGTACTAAAAACCTGATGCGTAATGTACCTGTAAAAGATATCAGGAAGTTTGAAACAGAATTTACAGATCAGTTAGAAGCTCGTCACCCGGAAGTATTAGCTGCCCTTAAAGCAGGTAAATTTGACGATCAGCTAACCGGCGTACTGGAATCAGTAGCCAAAGATCTGGCAGCAAGATATTAA
- a CDS encoding DUF2490 domain-containing protein — protein sequence MQLKQKLALLIVLVFIVPAKLFAQDNQFSGWAALFHTQKLSEHWGYSFDGQFRSHDELSYLKHTLLRPGANYYFAKNKVAALGYAYIHTNGRTADGDKTFRPEHRIWQQYTYSHKMGKSIAVSHRFRLEQRFLGKTASDKNDQYFAQRFRYFARGVIPFKNDSAVFSKGPFLALQNEVFVNVQHKNKVNKHFFDQNRAYVAVGYRISKMIDVETGYLNQYIKQAESYTLNHVAQLAFYTRF from the coding sequence ATGCAGTTGAAACAAAAATTAGCACTTCTTATTGTTTTAGTATTTATAGTGCCTGCAAAGCTGTTTGCACAGGACAACCAATTTTCGGGATGGGCAGCCCTGTTCCACACCCAGAAACTTTCTGAACACTGGGGTTATTCTTTTGACGGGCAATTTCGTTCACATGATGAATTAAGTTATTTAAAACATACCCTGCTTCGCCCGGGAGCTAATTATTACTTTGCTAAAAACAAGGTTGCTGCGTTAGGATACGCATATATCCATACCAATGGCCGCACCGCCGATGGCGATAAAACCTTCAGGCCTGAGCACCGTATATGGCAGCAATATACTTACTCTCACAAAATGGGAAAAAGCATAGCAGTATCGCACCGTTTTCGTTTAGAGCAGCGCTTTTTGGGTAAAACTGCATCTGACAAAAACGATCAGTATTTTGCGCAGCGTTTCAGGTATTTTGCAAGGGGCGTGATCCCTTTTAAAAATGATTCGGCAGTATTTAGCAAAGGCCCTTTCCTGGCTTTACAGAACGAAGTATTTGTAAATGTTCAGCATAAAAATAAGGTGAACAAACACTTTTTCGACCAAAACCGCGCTTACGTAGCAGTGGGCTACCGCATCAGCAAAATGATCGATGTAGAAACCGGTTACCTTAACCAATATATTAAACAGGCTGAAAGCTATACGCTAAATCATGTGGCGCAGCTGGCGTTTTATACAAGGTTTTAA